A window of the Rhizobium sp. N324 genome harbors these coding sequences:
- a CDS encoding alpha/beta hydrolase, with protein sequence MRDFAKELPEHTTKYIGENDLLLDVFHGDKGSDHSVRPPLLFVHGAFTGSWMWSKYIPHFISAGWRAYCLNLRGHYKSRSVDLTKVTFEDYLDDIREAIFDIVEECAVAPIVIGFSMGGILSQKLAENVRIAGLVLIDSSICREVHAEVPYRDLAPRMPDLVVPAPGREEQSSADETLEDIAFQRKYLSMESAKAFAAFSFHFGAEGISVDGEKITCPSLVISAVGGEDDDRRGRAAARHIGGEYLGLRGTTHTGLLVGQRYHEAVSRIMDWLARFDEALCDQPSKPRLASSRPT encoded by the coding sequence ATGCGGGACTTTGCGAAAGAATTGCCCGAGCACACGACGAAATACATCGGAGAGAACGACCTGCTTCTAGACGTTTTCCATGGGGACAAGGGCTCAGATCATTCCGTCCGGCCGCCTCTGCTCTTCGTTCACGGCGCCTTCACCGGGAGCTGGATGTGGAGCAAGTACATTCCTCACTTCATATCGGCCGGATGGAGAGCGTATTGCCTCAACTTGCGCGGCCACTACAAGAGCCGATCGGTCGATTTGACCAAAGTGACCTTTGAGGATTACCTCGACGACATCCGGGAGGCGATCTTCGACATCGTTGAGGAATGCGCAGTCGCCCCAATCGTGATCGGCTTCAGCATGGGGGGAATCCTTAGCCAGAAACTGGCGGAAAACGTCAGGATTGCCGGGCTGGTGTTGATCGATTCCAGCATTTGCAGGGAAGTGCATGCCGAGGTGCCCTATCGTGACCTTGCGCCACGAATGCCCGACCTCGTCGTGCCGGCGCCGGGGCGCGAGGAGCAAAGCAGCGCCGATGAAACGCTCGAAGATATCGCGTTCCAGCGGAAGTACCTGTCGATGGAATCGGCGAAGGCATTCGCTGCATTTTCCTTTCATTTCGGGGCGGAAGGAATTTCCGTCGATGGCGAAAAGATCACATGCCCCAGCCTGGTCATCTCGGCTGTCGGCGGTGAAGACGATGATCGCCGCGGTAGGGCGGCGGCACGCCACATTGGCGGCGAATATCTGGGTCTCCGGGGAACGACGCATACCGGTTTGCTGGTCGGGCAAAGATATCACGAAGCGGTCAGCCGCATCATGGATTGGTTGGCCCGCTTCGATGAAGCTCTATGTGATCAGCCTTCCAAACCGAGGCTTGCCAGCAGCCGCCCGACATAG
- a CDS encoding dihydrodipicolinate synthase family protein has translation MNAKTPHSTIGGNWASLLLPIAADDSIEFDKLGEEIDILIKAGVDGIYSNGTAGEFHNQTEEEFDRIQEMLAGRCKASSMPFVIGACQPDPLIMLNRVRRAAALDPRAIQVILPDWWPLTDAEAVDFLKRAADVACGIPLVLYNPPHAKRVLAPKALGMLCAAVPQVIGVKLADGDGSWYAEARQHLSGLSLFVPGHHLATGVRQGVAAGSFSNVACLNPRGAQIWTVSMRNELDAALELERRICAFMDAHIVPFRQQFGYSNAALDKLLSAIGNWGPVGTRLRFPYRSIDTEEAVRLRRIARSDLPDLFP, from the coding sequence ATGAACGCGAAGACGCCGCATTCCACCATCGGCGGAAACTGGGCGAGCCTGCTTCTGCCGATTGCGGCCGACGACAGCATCGAATTCGACAAGCTCGGCGAAGAGATCGACATCCTTATCAAGGCCGGCGTGGATGGTATCTATTCGAACGGCACGGCCGGCGAATTCCACAACCAGACGGAGGAGGAATTCGACAGGATCCAGGAGATGCTGGCGGGACGCTGCAAGGCTTCCTCCATGCCATTCGTGATCGGCGCCTGCCAGCCCGACCCGCTGATCATGCTCAATCGCGTCCGCCGCGCTGCGGCACTCGATCCCCGCGCCATTCAAGTCATATTGCCGGACTGGTGGCCGCTCACCGATGCCGAAGCGGTTGACTTCCTGAAACGGGCGGCCGACGTTGCCTGCGGAATTCCGCTCGTCCTCTACAATCCGCCGCATGCAAAACGGGTGCTGGCGCCAAAAGCGCTGGGCATGCTCTGCGCGGCAGTGCCCCAAGTGATCGGCGTCAAGCTGGCCGATGGAGACGGTTCCTGGTACGCGGAAGCACGCCAGCATCTGTCCGGGCTTTCGCTCTTCGTCCCCGGCCATCATCTCGCAACCGGCGTCAGGCAAGGCGTCGCTGCCGGCTCCTTTTCCAATGTGGCCTGTCTCAATCCCCGCGGCGCTCAGATCTGGACGGTGTCGATGCGAAACGAACTCGACGCCGCACTCGAACTGGAACGACGCATCTGCGCGTTCATGGACGCCCATATCGTCCCCTTCCGCCAACAATTCGGCTATTCGAACGCCGCTCTCGACAAGCTTTTGAGCGCCATCGGCAATTGGGGACCCGTGGGCACCCGTCTGCGGTTTCCTTATCGTTCGATCGACACGGAAGAAGCGGTCAGGTTGCGGCGCATCGCCCGTTCCGACCTTCCCGATCTTTTTCCCTGA
- a CDS encoding TetR/AcrR family transcriptional regulator produces MAELSEQQTGEEKRRRRSRKGETRRAEILTAAMRRFAEDGYQNAAIGDIARDVGLSLPGLLHHFPTKVDLLLAILAKRDLESADFIGHYRSDLSGLLQGMVAVFRRNTELLEVVRAFAILNAESLMKDHPAKAWFLARATQMQSDIAATFGRAIADGTIDAKIDGEAMAAELIAVMDGLQMLWLRDPTRFDMVGGLEAYVGRLLASLGLEG; encoded by the coding sequence ATGGCAGAATTGTCGGAACAGCAGACCGGAGAGGAAAAACGACGGCGCCGATCCCGCAAGGGAGAGACACGCCGCGCGGAAATCCTGACGGCGGCGATGCGGCGTTTTGCCGAAGACGGCTACCAGAATGCGGCAATCGGCGACATCGCCCGCGATGTCGGCCTGTCGCTGCCCGGCCTGCTGCATCATTTCCCCACCAAGGTCGATCTGCTGCTCGCGATCCTCGCCAAACGCGATCTCGAAAGCGCCGATTTCATCGGACATTATCGCTCCGATCTCAGCGGCCTGCTCCAGGGCATGGTCGCCGTCTTCCGCCGCAACACCGAATTGCTCGAGGTCGTCAGGGCCTTCGCCATCCTGAATGCGGAGAGCCTGATGAAGGACCACCCCGCCAAGGCCTGGTTCCTCGCCCGCGCCACCCAGATGCAGAGCGACATCGCCGCGACCTTCGGACGGGCGATTGCCGACGGCACGATCGACGCCAAGATCGATGGTGAGGCGATGGCCGCCGAACTCATCGCAGTGATGGACGGCCTGCAGATGCTCTGGTTGCGCGACCCCACCCGTTTCGACATGGTCGGCGGCCTGGAAGCCTATGTCGGGCGGCTGCTGGCAAGCCTCGGTTTGGAAGGCTGA
- a CDS encoding methyl-accepting chemotaxis protein translates to MPASIFSRISTKLATLSAIGIFLVAVMLLTVWQGGQHVYERAKYQEGQLVVSRDLVDAKASWRGMQVGVRDLRLAASAAEIAKAADYLAARHHSVIKYLDDAMGGLRMQVNRDRIVKLKTLAESLFNATGDMVEITKAKLALKAGDTSLDAKEKDSQAKLMAISDEAAKLLDEGVDSAKAMATKAGEEADAAAVLVLFLNLGIGLLTITTLIGSAVFGARAIAKPIGRITTSMNDLAGGNLDADIPFAGRRDEIGEMARAVEVFKQNGAKVRELDAAGADKRAKVIEMQKSIDAAITAAAAGDFTHRAPEEFGYPDLNRIVVGLNQLIASVDHGVAETRRVISALANGDLTENMRGEFQGSFAELQNNVNATMTNLRAVLGEVRAAVDIINGGAGEMRIASGDLSQRTEQQAASLEETSSALEEITVAVKHSTERALEASHMVDETKKGTGQSSDVVSQAVSAMGRIEQASGEIGKIISVIDEIAFQTNLLALNAGVEAARAGEAGKGFAVVAQEVRELAQRSANAAKDIKVLINRSSGEVQSGVKLVTATGEALGHIQDQVVKIDEHVRSIATAAREQSTGLSEVSTAVNQMDQVTQQNAAMVEESTAATNRLAEEAANLARLIVRFKLDAAQAAPRAASPQSRPVASPARTLGQKLAGAFGDRTATATAAAASWEEF, encoded by the coding sequence ATGCCCGCAAGCATTTTTTCGCGCATCAGCACCAAACTGGCCACCCTTTCCGCCATCGGCATTTTCCTGGTGGCGGTGATGCTTCTCACCGTCTGGCAGGGCGGCCAGCACGTCTATGAACGCGCGAAATATCAGGAGGGCCAGCTGGTCGTTTCCCGCGACCTGGTCGATGCCAAGGCTTCATGGCGGGGCATGCAGGTCGGGGTGCGCGATCTGCGTCTCGCCGCCTCCGCCGCCGAGATCGCCAAGGCCGCCGATTACCTCGCGGCCCGCCATCACTCGGTGATCAAATACCTTGACGATGCCATGGGCGGACTGCGGATGCAGGTCAACAGGGACCGGATCGTGAAGCTCAAAACGCTGGCCGAGAGCCTTTTCAACGCTACCGGCGACATGGTCGAAATTACCAAGGCAAAACTCGCCCTCAAAGCTGGCGACACTTCCCTCGACGCAAAGGAGAAGGACTCTCAGGCAAAGCTAATGGCGATTTCGGATGAGGCGGCCAAGCTGCTCGACGAAGGGGTGGATTCGGCAAAGGCGATGGCAACAAAGGCCGGGGAGGAGGCGGATGCCGCCGCCGTTCTGGTTCTCTTTCTCAATCTCGGCATCGGCCTGCTGACGATCACCACGCTGATCGGCTCCGCCGTGTTTGGCGCCCGGGCGATCGCAAAGCCGATCGGCCGGATCACCACGAGCATGAACGATCTCGCCGGCGGCAATCTCGACGCCGACATTCCTTTCGCTGGCCGACGCGACGAAATCGGTGAGATGGCCCGTGCCGTCGAAGTCTTCAAGCAGAACGGCGCCAAGGTGCGCGAACTGGATGCCGCCGGCGCGGATAAGCGGGCCAAGGTCATCGAAATGCAGAAGAGCATCGACGCGGCCATTACGGCGGCGGCGGCGGGCGATTTCACGCATCGTGCACCTGAGGAGTTCGGCTATCCCGATCTCAACCGCATCGTCGTCGGCCTCAATCAGCTCATCGCCTCGGTCGATCATGGCGTTGCGGAAACCCGCCGGGTTATTTCGGCGCTGGCCAATGGCGACCTGACGGAGAATATGCGCGGCGAGTTCCAGGGTTCCTTCGCGGAGCTGCAGAACAATGTCAATGCAACCATGACCAACCTGCGCGCCGTTCTTGGCGAGGTGCGTGCGGCCGTCGACATTATCAATGGTGGCGCCGGCGAAATGCGCATCGCTTCCGGAGATCTGTCGCAGCGCACCGAGCAGCAGGCGGCGTCGCTGGAGGAAACCTCCTCCGCGTTGGAAGAGATCACCGTCGCCGTGAAGCATTCGACCGAGCGTGCATTGGAAGCCAGTCACATGGTCGACGAGACGAAGAAGGGCACCGGTCAGTCGAGCGATGTCGTCAGCCAGGCCGTGTCGGCCATGGGACGGATCGAGCAGGCCTCGGGCGAAATCGGCAAGATCATCAGCGTCATCGATGAGATCGCCTTCCAGACCAATCTTCTGGCGCTCAATGCCGGTGTCGAGGCGGCGCGCGCCGGTGAAGCCGGCAAGGGCTTCGCCGTCGTGGCGCAGGAAGTGCGCGAACTGGCGCAGCGTTCGGCCAATGCCGCCAAGGACATCAAGGTGCTGATCAACCGCTCCAGCGGTGAAGTCCAATCCGGGGTGAAGCTGGTGACGGCGACCGGTGAGGCGCTCGGCCACATCCAGGACCAGGTGGTCAAGATCGACGAGCATGTGCGCTCGATCGCAACGGCCGCAAGAGAACAGTCGACCGGCCTTTCCGAGGTCTCGACCGCGGTCAATCAGATGGATCAGGTGACGCAGCAAAACGCGGCCATGGTCGAGGAATCCACGGCCGCGACCAACCGGCTGGCGGAAGAGGCGGCCAATCTCGCCCGGTTGATCGTCCGTTTCAAGCTCGACGCCGCACAGGCTGCGCCACGTGCTGCCTCCCCACAGAGCAGACCGGTTGCCTCGCCGGCGCGCACACTCGGCCAGAAGCTCGCCGGCGCCTTTGGCGACCGCACTGCTACGGCGACTGCCGCGGCGGCGTCATGGGAGGAGTTCTGA
- a CDS encoding L,D-transpeptidase produces the protein MLGTRREILLGGLALLGAGAVGRPAFAAASSYFDGTIVDNGVTFRGTNFAKIDRKWHRQVVKYFSSEPIGTVVVDTRHHFLYVIMENKTAIRYGVGVGREGFKWFGRATIDAKSLWPRWTPPPEMRKRHPELPEFVAGGSPKNPLGPRAMYLHRDGVDTGYRFHGTLEPWSIGKDASSGCIRMFNEDAIDLYQRCPIGTAVQVLPHIADQAESTTQVSQTTPVE, from the coding sequence ATGCTGGGGACCCGCAGGGAAATTTTGCTTGGTGGTTTGGCGTTACTTGGCGCCGGTGCGGTCGGCAGACCGGCATTCGCCGCGGCGTCGTCCTATTTTGACGGCACCATCGTCGACAATGGCGTGACGTTCCGAGGGACCAACTTCGCCAAGATCGACAGGAAGTGGCACCGCCAGGTCGTCAAATATTTCAGCAGCGAGCCGATCGGCACCGTCGTCGTCGATACAAGGCATCATTTTCTCTACGTGATCATGGAGAACAAAACCGCCATTCGCTACGGCGTCGGCGTCGGCCGCGAAGGCTTCAAGTGGTTCGGCCGCGCCACGATCGACGCCAAGTCGCTGTGGCCGCGCTGGACGCCGCCGCCGGAGATGCGCAAGCGCCATCCCGAACTGCCCGAATTCGTCGCAGGCGGTTCACCGAAAAACCCGCTCGGCCCCCGCGCCATGTATCTGCATCGCGACGGCGTCGACACCGGCTATCGCTTCCATGGCACGCTTGAGCCTTGGAGCATCGGCAAGGATGCTTCCAGCGGCTGTATCCGCATGTTCAACGAAGACGCCATCGACCTTTACCAGCGTTGCCCGATCGGCACGGCCGTGCAGGTTCTGCCGCATATTGCCGACCAGGCCGAAAGCACCACGCAGGTCAGCCAAACAACCCCGGTCGAATAA
- a CDS encoding ABC transporter ATP-binding protein, with amino-acid sequence MNAPLLSVRDLSKHYTSRGTRLNILEGISFDIAKGEVVGLVGESGSGKTTIGRSVLRLVEPSSGSVRFDGQELTGLSPSALRRQRPRMQYIFQEPFASLSPRMTIGEILTEGLKIQGIGSARERLERAQAALAQVDLPADAIHRYAHEFSGGQRQRIGIARALTLSPEFIVADEPVSALDVSIQAQVINLLRELQQRLGLTMLFISHDLAVVEYICDRVIVLYLGRIMEIAPSADLYARPQHPYTRALLSAIPSPDPDARRDRQILKGDIPSPANPPSGCVFRTRCPSALEACASAIPQLRQIAPGHFKACIRDDLN; translated from the coding sequence ATGAACGCGCCCCTGCTCTCCGTCCGCGACCTGTCGAAACATTATACGTCCCGCGGCACGCGGCTCAACATTCTTGAGGGCATCTCCTTCGATATCGCCAAGGGGGAGGTCGTCGGACTTGTCGGCGAATCCGGCAGCGGAAAGACTACGATCGGGCGTTCCGTCCTTCGGCTGGTCGAACCTTCCTCGGGCAGTGTCCGCTTCGACGGACAGGAACTCACCGGACTTTCCCCTTCGGCGCTGAGGCGGCAACGGCCGCGCATGCAGTATATTTTCCAGGAACCCTTCGCCAGTCTGTCGCCGCGCATGACGATCGGCGAAATCCTGACGGAGGGCCTGAAGATCCAAGGGATCGGATCGGCACGCGAGAGGCTTGAACGAGCGCAAGCCGCGTTGGCCCAGGTCGATCTGCCTGCCGATGCGATCCATCGCTACGCGCATGAATTTTCCGGCGGCCAGCGCCAGCGCATCGGCATCGCCCGGGCATTGACCTTGTCGCCCGAATTCATCGTGGCCGACGAGCCGGTCTCGGCCCTCGACGTGTCGATCCAGGCGCAGGTGATCAACCTGTTGCGTGAGCTGCAGCAGCGGCTTGGCCTTACTATGCTGTTCATCTCGCATGACCTCGCCGTCGTCGAATATATCTGCGACCGGGTGATCGTGCTCTATCTCGGCCGCATCATGGAGATTGCGCCGAGTGCCGATCTCTATGCGAGACCGCAGCATCCCTATACGCGCGCGCTTCTCTCGGCGATCCCTTCACCCGATCCGGATGCCCGCCGCGACAGGCAGATCCTGAAAGGCGATATTCCAAGTCCGGCCAATCCGCCGAGCGGATGCGTCTTCCGCACGCGCTGTCCGAGTGCGCTCGAGGCCTGCGCCAGTGCCATTCCGCAATTGCGGCAAATCGCACCCGGCCACTTCAAGGCCTGCATACGCGACGATCTCAACTGA
- a CDS encoding glycoside hydrolase family 3 C-terminal domain-containing protein: MIDSILDQMTLEEQVSLLSGADFWTTVPVERLGVPKIKVTDGPNGARGAGSLVAGVKATCFPVAVALGASWNPDLVSQMGAALARQAKSKGAAVLLAPTVNIHRSGLNGRNFECYSEDPMLTAELAVAYIDGVQGEGIAATIKHFAGNESEIERQTMSSDIDERTLREIYLPPFEQPVRRAGVMAVMSSYNRLNGTYTSEHRWLLTKVLREEWGFDGIVMSDWFGSHSTAETINAGLDLEMPGPARDRGEKLVAAVREGKVEAAAVRAAARRILVLLERVGAFENKPDLTERAIDLPEDRALIRRLGAEGAVLLKNDGILPLAKTSLDRIAVIGPNAASARVMGGGSAQIAAHYTVSPLEGIRAALSNANSISHAVGCRHNRLIDVFKGKITVEYFKGRGCKGEPLHVETVDKGEFFWFELPSGELDPADFSARMTMQYVPEESGDHVFGMTNAGLARLFVDGRLTVDGHEGWTRGENYFGTANDEQRGSVALEAGRAYQLTVAYEPSIASGEGINLIAVRFGVEKPLGEADIEAAVETARNADVALLFVGRDGEWDTEGLDLPDMRLPGRQEELIERVAAANANTVVVLQTGGPVEMPWLGKVRAVLEMWYPGQELGNALADVLFGDVEPGGRLPQTFPKALADNSAITGDPAVYPGKDGHVRYAEGVFVGYRHHDTHAVEPLFPFGFGLGYTRFTWGAPRLSAGEMGAEGVTVSVDLTNTGDRAGSELVQLYVRSPKTKVERPDKELRAFAKLSLQPGETGTATMKILPRDLAYFDVEAGAFRAEPGDYQLVVAPNAADIRFVVDLSSPLTHVLPPSH, translated from the coding sequence ATGATCGATTCCATTCTCGACCAGATGACGCTCGAGGAGCAGGTCTCCTTGCTATCCGGCGCCGATTTCTGGACGACCGTTCCGGTCGAGCGTCTCGGCGTGCCGAAGATCAAGGTGACGGACGGGCCGAACGGCGCACGCGGCGCCGGTTCGCTGGTCGCCGGCGTCAAGGCGACGTGCTTTCCCGTCGCCGTTGCGCTCGGCGCCAGCTGGAATCCCGATCTCGTCTCGCAGATGGGCGCAGCCCTTGCGCGCCAGGCAAAGAGCAAGGGTGCGGCCGTGCTGCTGGCGCCCACGGTGAATATCCACCGCTCCGGCCTCAACGGGCGCAATTTCGAATGTTATTCCGAGGATCCGATGCTGACGGCCGAATTGGCCGTCGCCTATATCGACGGCGTGCAGGGCGAGGGGATCGCGGCGACGATCAAGCATTTCGCCGGCAACGAATCCGAGATAGAGCGGCAGACCATGTCTTCCGATATCGACGAGCGGACGCTGCGCGAAATCTACCTGCCGCCCTTCGAACAGCCGGTGCGCCGCGCCGGCGTCATGGCCGTCATGTCCTCCTATAACCGCCTGAATGGCACCTATACCAGCGAGCATCGCTGGCTGCTGACCAAGGTGCTGCGCGAGGAATGGGGCTTCGACGGCATCGTGATGTCCGACTGGTTCGGCTCGCATTCGACCGCCGAGACGATCAATGCCGGCCTCGATCTCGAAATGCCGGGGCCGGCGCGCGACCGCGGCGAAAAGCTGGTCGCTGCCGTGCGCGAGGGCAAGGTCGAAGCCGCTGCGGTACGCGCCGCGGCGCGGCGCATATTGGTTTTGCTGGAGCGCGTTGGCGCCTTCGAGAACAAGCCCGATCTGACGGAACGGGCAATCGATCTGCCGGAGGATCGTGCACTGATCCGGCGCCTCGGTGCCGAGGGCGCGGTGCTTCTGAAGAATGACGGCATCCTGCCGCTTGCCAAGACCTCGCTCGACCGCATCGCGGTCATCGGACCGAATGCGGCGAGCGCACGCGTCATGGGCGGCGGCAGTGCGCAGATCGCGGCGCATTATACGGTAAGCCCGCTCGAAGGCATCCGCGCCGCCCTTTCCAATGCCAACAGCATCAGCCATGCGGTCGGCTGCCGCCACAATCGCCTAATCGACGTGTTCAAGGGAAAGATCACCGTCGAATATTTCAAGGGACGCGGCTGCAAGGGCGAGCCGCTGCATGTCGAGACCGTCGACAAGGGCGAGTTCTTCTGGTTCGAGCTGCCATCGGGCGAACTCGACCCTGCCGATTTCTCGGCCAGGATGACCATGCAGTACGTGCCGGAGGAGAGCGGCGATCATGTCTTCGGCATGACCAATGCCGGCCTGGCGCGGCTCTTCGTCGATGGCAGGCTCACGGTCGACGGCCATGAGGGTTGGACACGCGGCGAAAACTATTTCGGCACCGCCAATGACGAACAGCGCGGCAGCGTGGCGCTCGAAGCCGGCCGAGCCTATCAGCTGACGGTCGCGTATGAGCCGTCCATCGCGAGCGGCGAGGGCATCAACCTCATCGCTGTTCGTTTCGGCGTGGAAAAACCGCTCGGCGAGGCCGATATCGAGGCAGCCGTCGAGACGGCCCGCAATGCCGATGTGGCGCTTCTCTTCGTTGGCCGCGACGGCGAATGGGATACGGAGGGGTTGGACCTGCCCGACATGCGGCTTCCGGGCCGGCAGGAGGAACTGATTGAGCGCGTGGCGGCCGCCAACGCCAATACCGTCGTCGTGCTGCAGACCGGCGGCCCGGTGGAAATGCCCTGGCTCGGCAAGGTCCGCGCCGTGCTCGAGATGTGGTATCCGGGGCAGGAACTCGGCAATGCGCTCGCCGATGTGCTGTTCGGCGATGTCGAGCCCGGCGGCCGCCTGCCGCAGACATTCCCGAAGGCATTGGCCGACAATTCCGCCATCACAGGCGATCCCGCCGTCTATCCCGGCAAGGATGGGCATGTGCGTTATGCCGAAGGCGTCTTCGTCGGTTACCGTCATCACGATACCCATGCCGTCGAGCCGCTCTTCCCCTTCGGCTTCGGCCTTGGCTATACCCGCTTCACCTGGGGTGCACCGCGGCTGTCGGCTGGCGAAATGGGCGCCGAAGGCGTGACCGTCAGTGTCGACCTGACCAATACCGGCGACCGGGCGGGATCCGAACTGGTGCAGCTCTATGTGCGTTCGCCGAAGACCAAAGTGGAGCGGCCGGACAAGGAGCTACGCGCCTTCGCAAAACTTTCGCTGCAGCCCGGCGAGACCGGCACGGCTACAATGAAGATCCTGCCGCGCGACCTCGCCTATTTCGACGTCGAGGCCGGCGCCTTCCGCGCCGAACCTGGCGACTACCAGCTGGTCGTGGCACCGAATGCGGCGGATATCCGGTTCGTCGTTGATCTGTCCTCACCACTCACCCACGTGCTGCCGCCTTCGCATTAG
- a CDS encoding OmpA family protein produces MSATTGYASRLLTAAMLLALAACSTTEIASLEEPTAAPMTGQTNDPAPGFENVAAGSEEDFILNVGRRIYFKQDSAALDSVAMATLDNQANWLNRNPTWLLKLQGFADDSGSASKMETLSQKRADAAMAYLASKGVDPKRMWAKGYGNDREVRDCTDRSCKVQNRRVVTNLRTQPDAVRPRRLPHRR; encoded by the coding sequence ATGTCTGCTACGACCGGATATGCGAGCCGCCTTCTCACCGCGGCCATGCTCCTGGCACTTGCCGCCTGCTCCACCACGGAGATCGCTTCCCTGGAAGAACCCACTGCCGCGCCGATGACCGGCCAGACCAACGATCCGGCGCCCGGCTTCGAAAACGTCGCGGCCGGAAGCGAAGAGGATTTTATCCTCAACGTCGGCCGGCGGATCTACTTCAAGCAGGATTCGGCCGCACTCGATTCCGTCGCCATGGCAACCTTGGACAACCAGGCCAATTGGCTCAACAGGAACCCGACCTGGCTGCTCAAGCTGCAGGGATTTGCCGACGATTCCGGCTCCGCGTCCAAAATGGAAACGCTGTCGCAGAAGCGCGCCGATGCAGCGATGGCCTATCTCGCCTCGAAGGGCGTCGATCCGAAGCGCATGTGGGCCAAGGGCTACGGCAACGACCGCGAAGTTCGCGACTGCACGGATCGCTCCTGCAAGGTACAGAACCGGCGCGTTGTCACCAATCTCCGCACCCAGCCCGACGCGGTCAGACCGCGCCGCCTGCCGCATCGGCGATAG
- a CDS encoding RES family NAD+ phosphorylase codes for MLYLAQDPATAVAETIVRDRFQGKTGRLILREELDRYSIAAVRSQAPLFLLDLRYEGANLLGVSTDAVRARAQMSGRRLSQEIYDRTDFDGILYMSRITNKQCVAVYDRATASLEADSPALDLIRLSALGPILDALHVTVIDRQS; via the coding sequence CTGCTCTACCTCGCTCAGGATCCAGCGACTGCGGTAGCGGAAACGATTGTTCGTGACCGGTTCCAGGGCAAGACCGGGCGATTGATACTGCGGGAGGAACTCGACCGCTATTCGATCGCAGCTGTCCGAAGCCAGGCTCCGCTTTTCCTGCTCGATCTGCGCTACGAGGGTGCAAACTTGCTCGGGGTGTCGACAGATGCCGTTCGGGCAAGGGCGCAGATGAGCGGACGTCGCCTCAGTCAGGAAATCTACGATCGCACCGATTTTGACGGTATCCTCTATATGTCGCGGATCACCAACAAGCAGTGCGTTGCTGTCTATGACCGGGCTACGGCAAGCCTTGAAGCCGATAGCCCTGCATTGGATCTCATCCGCTTGTCGGCACTCGGTCCTATACTCGATGCCCTGCACGTCACGGTCATCGACAGGCAATCCTGA
- a CDS encoding LysR family transcriptional regulator, whose product MESLASIFALVYAAEQQSYVGAARVAGVSPSAIGKAVARLESRLGVRLFNRTTRSISLTEEGAVLYERFKRIIDDMEDAEATIVRSRERPRGRLRVSVPHIVGHHLLMPILPIFAARFPEIELDIDFEDRVIDLVAEGLDVVVRSGELADARLIARRLGDQHFVVCGSSDYLERRGRPETPDDLARHACIHFKYPSSGRIAPWAFHPPSERLLLPRSLTFNNTDAGLRAAQDGLGLAHLPVYVAEPHIRAGTLIPILTAFMAPFGSLSLVWPSNRQLSPKIRAFVDFVVENFTARPEAFRPAINLSR is encoded by the coding sequence ATGGAAAGCCTCGCGAGCATTTTTGCCCTTGTCTACGCTGCCGAACAGCAGAGCTATGTGGGGGCCGCGCGCGTCGCCGGAGTTTCGCCATCCGCCATCGGAAAGGCGGTCGCGCGTTTGGAAAGCCGGCTGGGCGTGCGGCTCTTCAACCGCACGACACGCAGTATCAGTCTGACCGAGGAAGGGGCGGTCCTCTACGAACGCTTCAAGCGCATCATCGACGATATGGAGGATGCCGAGGCAACCATCGTGCGTAGCCGCGAACGCCCCAGGGGACGCCTGCGGGTCAGCGTGCCGCATATCGTCGGCCATCACTTGCTGATGCCGATCCTGCCGATCTTCGCGGCGCGATTTCCGGAGATCGAACTGGACATCGATTTCGAAGACAGGGTCATCGATCTGGTCGCCGAGGGCCTGGATGTCGTCGTGCGCAGCGGCGAGCTTGCCGATGCACGGTTGATCGCCCGCCGTCTCGGCGATCAGCATTTCGTCGTTTGCGGCAGTTCCGACTATCTCGAGCGTCGCGGACGGCCGGAGACGCCTGATGATCTCGCCCGGCACGCCTGCATTCACTTCAAATATCCATCCAGCGGCCGGATCGCGCCATGGGCATTCCATCCGCCATCTGAGCGGCTGCTTTTGCCGAGAAGCCTGACCTTCAACAACACCGATGCGGGACTGCGGGCAGCGCAGGACGGCCTCGGGCTCGCGCATCTGCCGGTCTATGTCGCCGAGCCGCACATCCGAGCCGGCACTTTGATCCCCATCCTCACCGCCTTCATGGCGCCGTTCGGCTCGCTCTCGCTCGTTTGGCCATCCAACCGGCAGCTTTCGCCGAAAATCCGCGCTTTCGTGGATTTCGTGGTCGAGAATTTTACCGCCCGACCCGAGGCATTTCGACCGGCGATAAACTTGTCCCGATGA